GCACCCGAACAACGATGTGAACATGGCGCAGTCGACCAACGACGCCTACCCGACTGCCATTCGCCTGGGCCTGCTGCTCGGCCATGACAGCCTGCTGAGTGCGCTGGACAAGCTGATTCAGTCCTTCGCTTCCAAAGGGCTTGAGTTTGGCCATGTACTGAAGATGGGTCGCACCCAGTTGCAGGACGCCGTGCCGATGACTCTGGGTCAGGAATTCCACGCCTTCGCCACCACCCTGGGCGAAGACCTGCAGCACCTGAAGATGCTCGCCCCGGCGCTGCTCACCGAGGTCAACCTGGGCGGCACCGCCATCGGCACCGGCATCAACGCTGACCCGAAATACCAGGCCCTGGCGGTCAAGCGCCTGAGCGTGATCAGCGGTCACCCGCTCAAGCCGGCGGCCGACCTGATCGAAGCCACCAGCGACATGGGCGCCTTCGTGCTGTTCTCCGGCATGCTCAAGCGCACGGCGGTCAAGCTGTCGAAGATCTGCAACGACCTGCGCCTGCTCTCCAGCGGACCGCGTACCGGGATCAACGAGATCAACCTGCCGGCGCGCCAGCCGGGCAGCTCGATCATGCCGGGCAAGGTCAACCCGGTGATCCCCGAGGCGGTCAATCAGGTGGCCTTCGAAGTGATCGGCAACGACCTGGCGCTGACCATGGCCGCCGAAGGTGGCCAGCTGCAGCTGAACGTGATGGAGCCGCTGATCGCCTACAAGATCTTCGACTCGATCCGCCTGCTGACCCGCGCCATGGATATGCTGCGCGAGCTGTGCATCGACGGTATCACCGCCAACGAAGCGCGCTGCCGCGAACTGATGGAAAACTCCATTGGCCTGATCACCGCGCTGAACCCCTACATCGGCTACGAGAACGCCACGCGCATCGCCAAGGTCGCCCTGGAAAGCGGGCGCGGCGTGCTGGAACTGGTGCGCGAGGAGCAGTTGCTGGATGAGGCCACGCTGGCCGACATCCTGCGCCCCGAGAACATGATCGCCCCACGCCTCGTGCCACTGCAGCAGTAACGGAGAACGACCATGCAACCGTCACAGCCCCCCAGCGTCAAGTTCATGTTCCGCACCCTGCATCCGCCGCGCCGCTTCTGGCCGGGCCTGGCGGGTTTCTACACTGGCGCGAGCCAGGCGCCAGCGCGCAAACGCAGCTGAACCCCTTTCATAGGAGGCCTTCACCAGCCTCAACCTTCAGGGATGGCCTCGGCCATCCCTTTTTTATTCTCGGGCATGGACTCGGTGGTCAGCGCTGCGTGAGTTGGGGAGGCGGACACCTGCCGGCTCGGTCCGGGGCTTTCCGGCGGATCATGCGCTGTCTGCTCGACGAGCCGCCTTCACTCCATCTCGAACAGCCCGTCACGCAGCTGAGCACCGCCGAGGCGCTGGCGGATGTCGTCGTCGATGCGTGCGTCGTCCGGTGCGTAGAGCATCAGCTGGCGATAGGCGTTGACCCGGTTGATCTCGTTACCCAGGTACTGCCAGACCACGCGGGTACAGGCCGGCGTGCGCCGGTCACCGCTGGAGACGCCGGTCTTGATGCCGTTGAGGCGGATGATACGGCTCTTGAAGCTGGGGATGAGGATGGTCTGGCTCATCTCGTTGCCGGTGAGTGACTCGTAGTCGACCAGAAACAGGCGGTCCTGCAGGAAGAACGCCGTGCCCAGGTAGCGGCAGCGCACCCAGTCCTCGCCACGTGCGGGCTCCTGCCGCTCCTGACGTTCCTGGCGCTCGAACAGGTAGTTGCCGCGCTCCTCGCGCAGGTGCACCAGCGATAGCAGCACATGCCCCGGCACCGACATGCAGTTGGAGTATTCGAAGTAGTAGCCGCAGTAGCGTTCCATCGGGCTGGCCTGACGGCGCAGCGGCGTGAACAGCTCCAGCAATGGATCGTTGCCACTGTGCGGCTGCGTATCGCCGCTGCGTGCGCCAATCAGCCGGGTGAACTGCTCGGCCGGCATGCTCAGCTCGAAGGGTTCGACGCCGAAGAAATCGCAGATGCGCTTGAGATTGTGCGTGGTCGGTCGGCTCTGCCCGGCCAGGTAGCGGTTGAACTGCGCGCGGTTGATCGACAGCTTGCGACATACCTCGGCAATCGAGCGGTAATGGCTGCAAAGCAATTTCAGATTGCTGCCGAGGGAATCGGACATATGGCCGCTCCAGCTGATGCGAATGACGCGATTCTAGCATCAACTCGCATCAGGTCGCCGCGACCTGCGAAATTGTCCCGCGCGGCGCCTTCACCAAAGATTGCGCCACCCGCCCGGCGCGGCGCATTCCCATTCAGAACAACAAGAGAGAAAGCCTCCATGCTCGATCTTCTCAATGACCTCATCTGGAGCAAGCTGCTGATCGTGATGCTGATCGGTCTCGGCCTGTACTTCACCATCGCTTCGCGCTTCGTTCAGTTCCGCTACTTCGGCAGCATGTTTCGCATCTTCGGCGAGGCATTCCAGCGTCAGCCGGGCCAGCTCAGCTCGTTCCAGGCGCTGATGCTGTCGGTGGCTGGCCGCGTGGGCGCCGGCAACATCGCCGGTGTATCGGTGGCGATCATGCTCGGTGGCCCGGGCGCCATCTTCTGGATGTGGGTCGTGGCCCTGGTCGGCATGGCTACCAGCTATTTCGAGTGCTCGCTGGCGCAGCTGTACAAACGTCGCGAGGCCGATGGCGGCTACCGCGGTGGTCCGGCTTTCTACATCCAGCACGGCCTTGGTCAACGCTGGCTGGGTATCGTCGTGTCGATCCTGCTGCTGGTGACCTTCGGCTTCGGCTTCAACGCCGTGCAGTCCTTCACCGTCGCCAGCTCGCTGCACGACACCTTCGGCATCCCGACCCTGGCCAGCGGCATCGCCCTGACCGCGGTCATCGGCCTGATCATCTTCGGTGGCATCAAGCGCATCGCCAAGTTCGCCGACGTGCTGGTGCCGGTGATGGCGTTCTCTTACCTGGGCATGGCGCTGCTGGTGATCGGCCTGAACATCAACGAAGTTCCAGCCACTTTCGCCTTGATCTTCAAAAGCGCCTTCGGCCTCGAGCCGGCCTTCGCCGGCGGCATCGGCGCGGCCATCATCATGGGCGTCAAGCGCGGCCTGTTTTCCAACGAAGCCGGCCTGGGCAGCGCACCGAACGTGGCCGCTGTCGCCGAGGTCAAGCACCCGGCCGCGCAAGGCATCGTGCAGTCGCTCAGTGTGTTCATCGACACCCTGATCCTGTGCAGCTGCACGGCGCTGATCATCCTGCTGTCGGGCGTGTATCAGCCGGGTATGGAGCAGGCCGGTGTGGTACTGACCCAGAGCGCGGTTGCCGCCGTGGTCGGCGAGTGGGGCAGGGTGTTCGTCAGCCTGGCGCTGCTGTTGTTCGTCTTCACCACCCTGATCTACAACTACTACCTCGGCGAAAATGCCCTCGGCTTCTTCAGCCAGAAGCGCGGCCCGGTAATGATCTACCGCGTGCTGGTGGTCGGTCTGGTGCTGTGGGGTTCGGTGCAGGATCTGGGCACCGTGTTCGCCTTCGCCGATGTGACCATGGGTCTGCTGGCCATCGCCAACCTCATCGCTCTGGCGCTGCTGTTCAAAGTGGGCATGCGCCTGATGCGCGACTACGATAGCCAGATCAAGGCGGGTGTTGAGTCGCCGGTATTGGATGCCAAGCAGTTCGCTGATCTGGACCTCGACCCTGCCGTCTGGGGTAGCCAGCCAGGTGAAACCGCCGACCAGGCGGAAATCGGGGATCGCGTCTACCAGCGCTGATCTGACTCAGATGGAAGAAGGGGGCGAGGCCCCCTTTTTCTTGCCTGCCAGCTTTGGCAGCCATTGTTCGGGCAGTCGTAAGCGACGTTAAGAATGTCGCGCAGGCCCGTGATTTGTGAGGAGAGCCCATGGTAACCCCAGAAAAACTCCTGGTGCTGTACACAGGCGGCACCATCGGCATGCAGATGAGTGCAGACGGCCTGGCGCCGGCCTCGGGTTTCGAGGCGCGCATGCGCAGCCAGCAAGCCGGCGAGAACGCCAGTGAGCTGCCGCAATGGAGCTTCCGCGAGCTGCTGCCGTTGATCGACAGCGCCAACATGAACACCGGCCACTGGCTGGCGCTGCGCGACGAAATCGTCACTGCGGTACAGACCGATGGCCACGACGCCGTGCTGGTGCTGCACGGCACCGATACCCTGGCTTACAGCGCTGCGGCGTTGAGCTTCCTGCTGCTCGGGCTCGATGCGCCGGTGGTGCTTACGGGTGCCATGCAGCCGGCTGGTGTCGATGGTGGAGATGCCTGGCCCAACCTGTTCGGCGCCATGCGTGCGCTGTACCGCGGCGTGAAGCCGGGCGTGCACCTGTATTTCAACGGGCAGCTACTGCATGGCGCACGTTGCTCGAAGTTGCGCAGCGATGCGTTCGACGCCTTCCAGGTGCTGCCGCGTCAGCGTCAGGCCGAGCGGGCCACGGTCGATGCCCGTATCGATTTCCGCCAGCCGCGTCAGGCTGTGAACCTTGCCGTGCTGCCGCTGCATCCGGCCGTGCAGGCTGGGCATCTGCAAGCCCTGCTGGCCAGCGGCGTGCAGGGGTTGCTGTTGGAGTGCTACGGCAGCGGTACCGGCCCGGCCGGCGACGCGCCATTGATGAGCGTGCTGCGTGAGGCGCACCAGCGCGGCGTGGTGCTGGCGGCGATCAGCCAGTGCCCGCAAGGCCACGTGCAGTTCGGTGTGTATGCGGCCGGCAGCCGTCTGGCCGAGGTTGGTCTGGTGTCCTGTGGCGGCATGACCCGCGAAGCCGCACTGGGCAAGCTGTTCGCCCTGCTCGGCGCCGGTTTGCCGCAAACGGAGGTCGAGTACTGGCTGGCGCGCGATCTCTGTGGTGAGATGAGCGACTGATCCACCTGCCCAAACAGAGGAAGGACGATGAGCATCGAAATTCGCCCTGTAGTCGCTGCCGATCACCAAGCCTGGTTGCCCTTGTGGCAGGGCTACCAGCGCTTCTACATGACCGAGATTCCAGCCGAGACTAGCGCCGTTACTTGGCAGCGCTTTCTCGACCCCGCCGAGCCCATGGGCGCAGCCCTGGCCTGGCAGGGTGAGCAGGCCATTGGCCTGGTGCACTGGGTCATCCACCGCTCGACCTGGACCACCGGCGACTATTGCTACCTGCAGGACCTGTTCGTCGCCAAGGGTGAGCGCAGCGGTGGTATCGGCCGCCAACTGATCCAGCACGTCTACGACCAGGCGCGTGCTGCCGGCTGCTCGCGGGTGCACTGGCTGACACATGAAACCAACAGCCAGGCCAAGCTGCTTTACGAGCGCATCGGCGAACGCTCGGGGTTCGTGCAGTACCGCAAGCTGTTGTAAGGCCTCGCATCATGTGCGGGCGGCGATATACCGCGCTGGCCGCCCGACAGGGCGCGCCATGCGCAGCAGCGCGTATGCGCGGCTCAAAACACCGACCAGCCGATGCGCTCGCTGAGCAGCTCCAGCGCCTTGATACCGGCCAGGGAGTTACCTGCTGCATTGAGCTCGGGTGACCATACGCACACACTGAACTGACCTGGTACTACCGCGACGATGCCACCGCCGACGCCGCTTTTGCCCGGCAGGCCAACACGGTAGGCGAAGTTGCCCGCTTCGTCATACAGGCCGCTGGTGGCCATGATGGCGTTGATCTGTTTGGTTTGCCGGGGCGACAGCACCTGTTCGCCGCTGTGCTGGCAGAAACCTTCATTGGCCAGGAAACCGAAGGCACGCGCCAGGTCGACGCAGCTCATGCGCAGCGCGCAGCAGCTGAAGTAGCTGCGCAGCACCGCCTCGACTTCGTTGTGAAAATTGCCGAACGACTGCATCAGGT
The genomic region above belongs to Pseudomonas sediminis and contains:
- a CDS encoding aspartate ammonia-lyase, with protein sequence MSPAASVRVEKDLLGTLEVPADAYYGIQTLRAVQNFRLSGVPLSHYPKLVIGLAMVKQASADANRELGHLSAAKHTAISTACARIIQGEFHEQFVVDMIQGGAGTSTNMNANEVIANIALEAMGFEKGQYQHLHPNNDVNMAQSTNDAYPTAIRLGLLLGHDSLLSALDKLIQSFASKGLEFGHVLKMGRTQLQDAVPMTLGQEFHAFATTLGEDLQHLKMLAPALLTEVNLGGTAIGTGINADPKYQALAVKRLSVISGHPLKPAADLIEATSDMGAFVLFSGMLKRTAVKLSKICNDLRLLSSGPRTGINEINLPARQPGSSIMPGKVNPVIPEAVNQVAFEVIGNDLALTMAAEGGQLQLNVMEPLIAYKIFDSIRLLTRAMDMLRELCIDGITANEARCRELMENSIGLITALNPYIGYENATRIAKVALESGRGVLELVREEQLLDEATLADILRPENMIAPRLVPLQQ
- a CDS encoding helix-turn-helix domain-containing protein, which gives rise to MSDSLGSNLKLLCSHYRSIAEVCRKLSINRAQFNRYLAGQSRPTTHNLKRICDFFGVEPFELSMPAEQFTRLIGARSGDTQPHSGNDPLLELFTPLRRQASPMERYCGYYFEYSNCMSVPGHVLLSLVHLREERGNYLFERQERQERQEPARGEDWVRCRYLGTAFFLQDRLFLVDYESLTGNEMSQTILIPSFKSRIIRLNGIKTGVSSGDRRTPACTRVVWQYLGNEINRVNAYRQLMLYAPDDARIDDDIRQRLGGAQLRDGLFEME
- a CDS encoding alanine/glycine:cation symporter family protein, with amino-acid sequence MLDLLNDLIWSKLLIVMLIGLGLYFTIASRFVQFRYFGSMFRIFGEAFQRQPGQLSSFQALMLSVAGRVGAGNIAGVSVAIMLGGPGAIFWMWVVALVGMATSYFECSLAQLYKRREADGGYRGGPAFYIQHGLGQRWLGIVVSILLLVTFGFGFNAVQSFTVASSLHDTFGIPTLASGIALTAVIGLIIFGGIKRIAKFADVLVPVMAFSYLGMALLVIGLNINEVPATFALIFKSAFGLEPAFAGGIGAAIIMGVKRGLFSNEAGLGSAPNVAAVAEVKHPAAQGIVQSLSVFIDTLILCSCTALIILLSGVYQPGMEQAGVVLTQSAVAAVVGEWGRVFVSLALLLFVFTTLIYNYYLGENALGFFSQKRGPVMIYRVLVVGLVLWGSVQDLGTVFAFADVTMGLLAIANLIALALLFKVGMRLMRDYDSQIKAGVESPVLDAKQFADLDLDPAVWGSQPGETADQAEIGDRVYQR
- a CDS encoding asparaginase; translation: MVTPEKLLVLYTGGTIGMQMSADGLAPASGFEARMRSQQAGENASELPQWSFRELLPLIDSANMNTGHWLALRDEIVTAVQTDGHDAVLVLHGTDTLAYSAAALSFLLLGLDAPVVLTGAMQPAGVDGGDAWPNLFGAMRALYRGVKPGVHLYFNGQLLHGARCSKLRSDAFDAFQVLPRQRQAERATVDARIDFRQPRQAVNLAVLPLHPAVQAGHLQALLASGVQGLLLECYGSGTGPAGDAPLMSVLREAHQRGVVLAAISQCPQGHVQFGVYAAGSRLAEVGLVSCGGMTREAALGKLFALLGAGLPQTEVEYWLARDLCGEMSD
- a CDS encoding GNAT family N-acetyltransferase, translated to MSIEIRPVVAADHQAWLPLWQGYQRFYMTEIPAETSAVTWQRFLDPAEPMGAALAWQGEQAIGLVHWVIHRSTWTTGDYCYLQDLFVAKGERSGGIGRQLIQHVYDQARAAGCSRVHWLTHETNSQAKLLYERIGERSGFVQYRKLL